The genomic stretch GCGAACCGGTGAAGACTTCTGCCACGAAGAACGGCTGCGACAGGAAGCGCTGGATCTTACGAGCGCGGGCTACCAGTTGCTTGTCGGCTTCGGACAGTTCGTCCATACCCAGGATCGCAATGATGTCCTTCAGCTCTTTGTAGCGCTGCAGAACATACTGAACGCCACGAGCGGTCTCGTAGTGCTCGTTGCCGATCACGTTCGGGTCCAGCTGGCGCGAAGTCGAGTCCAGTGGGTCGACCGCTGGGTAGATACCCAGGGAGGCGATGTCACGAGACAGAACGACGGTGGCGTCCAAGTGGGCGAAGGTGGTCGCTGGCGACGGGTCGGTCAAGTCGTCCGCAGGTACATATACGGCCTGTACCGAGGTGATCGAACCTTCCTTGGTGGAGGTGATGCGCTCTTGCAGAACGCCCATCTCTTCAGCCAGGGTCGGCTGGTAACCTACTGCCGAAGGCATACGGCCCAGCAGTGCGGATACTTCGGTACCGGCCAGGGTGTAACGATAGATGTTGTCGACGAACAGCAGAACGTCGTTACCTTCGTCACGGAACTTCTCAGCCATGGTCAGGCCGGTCAGCGCTACACGCAGACGGTTTCCTGGTGGCTCGTTCATCTGACCGTAGACCAGCGCTACCTTGTCGAGAACGTTGGAGTCCTTCATCTCGTGGTAGAAGTCGTTACCCTCACGAGTACGCTCACCCACACCAGCGAACACGGAGTAACCGCTGTGTTCCATGGCGATGTTACGGATCAGTTCCATCATGTTTACGGTCTTGCCGACACCGGCACCACCGAACAGACCAACCTTACCACCCTTGGCGAACGGGCAAACCAGGTCGATAACCTTGATGCCGGTTTCCAGCAGGTCGTTGCCGCCTGCCTGGTCAGCGAACGAAGGCGCTGGCTGGTGGATACCGCGACGCTCTTCTTCGCCGATCGGGCCGGCTTCGTCGATCGGGTTGCCCAGTACGTCCATGATACGGCCCAGGGTGGCCTTACCAACTGGAACGGAAATGGCAGCGCCGGTGTCGACGACATCCAGACCGCGCTTCAGGCCTTCGGTCGAGCCCATCGCAATGGTACGAACCACGCCGTCGCCCAGCTGCTGCTGAACTTCCAGGGTGGTTTCCGCGCCTTGTACTTTAAGCGCGTTGTATACACTCGGCACGACGTCGCGTGGGAATTCCACGTCGATGACGGCGCCGATGATTTGAACGATACGTCCGCTACTCATAGCTGGATCCTCTGAATATGTGAACCGTTAAACCGCGGCAGCGCCGCCGACGATTTCCGAGATCTCCTGGGTGATCGCAGCCTGACGCGCCTTGTTGTAGATCAACTGAAGCTCTTTGATCAAATCACCGGCGTTGTCTGTGGCGTTCTTCATGGCGATCATCCGGGCCGCTTGTTCAGCAGCGTTGTTCTCGACCACCGCCTGGTATACCTGCGACTCCACGTAACGCACCATCAAGCCGTCCAGCAGCTCTTTTGCGTCGGGTTCGTACAGGTAGTCCCAGTGATGCTTGAGATCCTGATCCGGGGTTGCCACCAACGGTACCAATTGCTCGACCGTCGGCTTCTGGGTCATGGTATTGATGAACTTGTTCGAAACCACCGAGAGGCGATCGATACGGCCGTCCAGGTAGGCGTCCAGCATCACTTTGACGGAGCCGATCAGATCGTTGATCGATGGCTCTTCGCCCAAATGGCTGATCGCTGCTACGACGTTGCCGCCAAAGATGCGGAAGAAAGTCGCACCCTTGCTGCCGATCACGCACAGGTCGATTTCCACGCCCTGTTCGCGGTTTGCGCTCATGTCCTTGACCAGGGCCTTGAACAGGTTGGTGTTCAAGCCACCGCACAGACCACGGTCACTGCTCACCACGATATAACCGGCGCGCTTTACAGGGCGCTCGATCATGAACGGGTGGCGGTATTCCGGGTTGGCGTTGGCCAGATGACCGATCACCTGGCGGATACGTTCCGCGTAAGGACGGCTAGCAGCCATGCGCATTTGTGCCTTGCGCATCTTGCTGACCGCCACTTTCTCCATGGCGCTGGTAATTTTTTGCGTGCTTTTGATGCTCGCAATCTTACTGCGAATCTCTTTTGCGCCTGCCATGTATCACCTATCAGGTTAGCAAGCGGGGGCCTGAGCCCCCGCTGCGGCTTACCAGGTCTGGGTGGCCTTGAACTTCTCGATACCGGCTTTCAGGCCTGCGTCGATTTCGTCGTTGAAGTCACCCTTCACGTTGATCTTCGCCATCAGTTCAGCGTGATCACGGTTGAAGAAGGCGATCAGTGCTTGCTCGAAGCTGCCGATCTTGGAGACCTCTACGTCGGTCAGGAAGCCACGCTCAGCGGCGTACAGCGACAGAGCCATGTCCGCAATGGACATCGGCGCGTACTGCTTCTGCTTCATCAGCTCGGTAACGCGCTGACCATGCTCCAGCTGCTTGCGGGTCGCTTCGTCCAGATCGGACGCGAACTGGGCGAATGCAGCCAGTTCACGGTACTGAGCCAGAGCGGTACGAATACCACCGGACAGCTTCTTGATGATCTTGGTCTGAGCGGCACCACCTACACGGGATACCGAAACACCGGCGTTCACTGCAGGGCGGATGCCCGAGTTGAACATGGCCGATTCCAGGAAGATCTGACCGTCGGTGATGGAAATCACGTTGGTCGGAACGAACGCAGAAACGTCGCCAGCCTGGGTTTCGATGATCGGCAGAGCGGTCAGGGAACCGGTTTTGCCAGTGACAGCACCGTTGGTGAACTTCTCGACGTACTCTTCCGAAACGCGCGATGCACGCTCCAGCAGACGGGAGTGGAGATAGAACACGTCGCCTGGGTATGCTTCGCGTCCTGGTGGACGGCGCAGCAGCAGGGAGATCTGACGGTAGGCAACGGCCTGCTTGGACAGGTCATCGTAAACGATCAGTGCGTCTTCACCGCGGTCGCGGAAGAACTCGCCCATGGTGCAACCGGCGTATGGCGCCAGGAATTGCAGTGCGGCGGATTCCGAAGCACTGGCAACAACCACGATGGTGTTGGCCAGGGCGCCGTTTTCTTCCAGCTTGCGAACGATGTTGGCAACGGTGGAACGCTTCTGACCTACAGCAACATAAACACAGAAAATACCGGAGTCTTTCTGGTTGATGATGGCGTCGATGGCCATGGCGGTCTTGCCGATCTGACGGTCGCCAATGATCAGCTCACGCTGGCCACGGCCGACAGGGATCATGGCGTCGACGGATTTGTAACCAGTCTGTACAGGCTGGTCTACCGACTTACGCCAGATCACGCCTGGAGCAACTTTCTCGACTGCGTCGGTCTCGGTGTTGCCCAGAGGACCTTTGCCATCGATAGGGTTGCCCAGTGCGTCGACGACGCGACCCAGCAGTTCCTTACCAACCGGAACTTCCAGGATGCGGCCGGTGCACTTGGCGCTCATGCCTTCGGCGAGGGTGTCATATGCACCCAGGATCACTGCACCTACGGAGTCTTGCTCCAGGTTCAGGGCCATGCCGTAGACGCCACCAGGGAACTCGATCATTTCGCCGTACATGACGTCGGCCAGACCGTGGATCCGCACGATACCGTCGGATACCGAAACAACGGTACCTTCGTTACGGGCTTGGGAGCTCACATCGAGGTTATCGATGCGGCCCTTGATGATTTCACTAATTTCGGAAGGATTGAGTTGCTGCATTGCTCTGCTGCCCCTTCAAACTCAAGATTTCAATGCTTCGGCCAGTTTCGCGATTTTGCCGCGAACAGAGCCATCGATTACCAGGTCACCGGCGCGGATGACGACGCCGCCAATCAGGCTGGCATCCTCCGACGCGTGCAGGCGCACTTCCTGGCCTAACCGTGCACTGAGAACCTTGGCGAGTTTGTCTTGCTGTTCTTGGTTCAACGCGAAGGCACTGGTGACTTCCACGTCCACGGATTTCTCTTGCTCGGCCTTGTACAGGTCGAACAGGGCGGCAATCTCCGGCAGAAGCAGGAGACGGTCGTTTTCCGCGGCAACATGAATGAAATTCTGTGCCTGTGCATTGAACTTGTCACCGCACACGTCAATGAACGTGGCGGCCTTTTCTGCGCTCGTCAGTCGCGGGGCCTTGAGCAGGCGCTGCATGGTGTCGTCTTGCGACACCGCAGCAGCCAGGCCGAGCATGGCTGACCAATTGGCCAGTTGCTGATGGGCCTGGGCATGCTCAAAGGCAGCCTTAGCGTAAGGTCGGGCCAACGTGGTCAGTTCTGCCATGATCGCCCTCGCTTAAATTTCAGCGGCCAGTTTGTTAACCAGCTCCGCATGCGCGTTTTGATCGATTGTGGCGCCAAGGATCTTTTCAGCACCACCAACGGCCAGAGCACCCACTTGGGCACGCAGGGCGTCTTTAGCGCTGTTCAGTTCCTGTTCGATCTCGGCCAGAGCCTGAGCCTTCACACGGTCAGCTTCGACGCGAGCCTGTTCACGGGCTTCGTCGACAAGCTGAGCAGCGCGTTTCTTGCTTTGCTCGATGATTTCGGCTGCCTGTGCTTTAGCTTCACGCAGTTGCTGACCCGCTTTCTCTTGGGCCAGCTCCAGGTCGCGAGCTGCGCGGTTGGCAGCGTCCAAGCCGTCGGCAATCTTCTTTTGGCGCTCTTGCAGGGCAGTGATGACCGGAGGCCATACATACTTCATGCAGAAGAGTACAAAAATCAGGAAAGCAACGGATTGGCCAATCAGGGTTGCATTAATGTTCACGCCAACACCTCGCTCGGTCTTAATTCATACAGCCATCAACTCGTGGTGACGAGTGATTAGCCGGCGATCTGACCAACGAACGGATTCGCGAAGGTGAAGAACAGAGCGATACCAACACCGATCATGGTTACGGCGTCGAGCAGACCGGCAACGATGAACATTTTGACCTGCAGCATCGGAACCATTTCTGGCTGACGAGCAGCGCCTTCCAGGAACTTGCCACCCAGCAGGCCGAAACCAATGGCGGTACCCAGAGCACCCAGGCCGATCAGCAGAGCAACAGCGATAGCGGTCAGACCAACTACAGTTTCCATCTTTCCTCCCGACTTTTACGTCGTATTGGTTAGGTTTTTAGTTTGAAGCGGTAAAACAAATCGTTTGGTACAGCATGCCCTTGCGGACTTTTTAAGCCCTCCCCCCGTACAGGCAGGGAAGGCTATCAGACACGCCAGGCGGTCTTAATGGTTATCTTCGTGAGCCATCGACAGGTAGACGATGGTCAGCATCATGAAGATGAAAGCTTGCAGGGTGATGATCAGGATGTGGAACACAGCCCACGCCCATTGCAGCACCACACCCAGGCCGCTGAGCCACAGCAGGCCGGAGCCGAACATTACAGCGATCAGGATGAACACCAGCTCGCCAGCATACATGTTGCCGAACAGACGCAGTGCCAACGAGATCGGCTTGGCGATCAGGGTGACGAATTCCAGCAGGAAGTTGACAGGAATCAGCAGGATCTGCACGAAGATATTCTTGCTGCCAAACGGGTGCAGGGTCAGCTCACCGATGAAGCCGCCCAGTCCCTTGACCTTGATGCTGTAGAAGATGATCAGGGCGAAGACGCAGAAGGCCATTGCCAGGGTCGCGTTCGGGTCGGTGGTCGACACGGCGCGGAACGGAATGTGCGGGTCACCGGAAATCAGGATGGCCAGCTGAGGAATCCAGTCGACCGGTACCAGGTCGACGGCGTTCATCAGGAATACCCAGACGAAAATGGTCAGCGCCAGCGGTGCGATTACCGGGCTACGGCCGTGGAAGGAGTCCTTCACGCTGCCGTTGACGAAGTCGACCATCACTTCAACGAAGTTCTGCAGACCGCCAGGTTGGCCGGAAGTCGCCTTCTTGGCCGCCATGCGGAAGATCAACAGGAAGATCAGACCCAGCGCGACGGACCAACCCAGGGTGTCCAGGTGGAACGCCCAGAAGCCCATTGCCTTGGCTTCTGCAGCCGAATGGGCGAAGCCCCAGCTGCCGTCTGGTAGTTGACCGTAGGTCAGGTTCTGCAAGTGGTGCTGGATATAGCCCGAAGCGGTTTCTGCTGCCATGGTTGCCTCAAACGCCCTAAGGTCTCGAAAGTCTTTTATTCATCAGCAGGGGCGCGAACCAGCTGACCAAAAGGGTCAACACGAAGACGCCGAATACTGCTAGCGGCGCCAGTGGCTTCACTCCTGCAAAGGTCAGTGCAAAAAGCACTGCCGTCAAAATCATCTTGCCTGCCTCGCCCGCGTAAAACGACTTGACGATAGCTTGTGCCGCCCGAGCCCCGCTGAAGCGAAAAGCCTTCCAGGCGAAATACACATTGGGCAGCCAGGCAATCAAACCTCCGCAAAGGCCTGAATATCCACTGACCGCCCCTTTCCACTGCCACAACACCAAGGTTGCCAGCAGCAGTACGACAAATTGAGCCAGCAGTACCGGAAAAACCGCCCAGCGATGGAAAGGCAGGCGGTTTGGCGTGCGTATTTCCATCACAACTGCTCCTCGGAAGTCGACCAACAAGTCAGCTATGACTTGGCATAATTTGTGCCGACAAAATGCGCGCAGAGTATAGGGGTGGATTAACCCCTATTCAACTCTTCGGTAGTGATTTCCGACTTCGCGCTACAAAAGGAATTGTTTCAGCGGATGTGAGCGAGCACGCCTTGCAACTCGTCAAGCGAGTTGTAACGAATAACCAACTGGCCTTTGCCCTTGTTGCCATGACGAATCTGTACGGCCGAGCCCAGGCGCTCTGCGAGCCGCTGTTCAAGCCGTGCGATATCCGGATCAGGTTTGCTCGGTTCGACCGGATCAGGCTTGTCGCTGAGCCACTGACGAACCAGTGCCTCGGTTTGGCGCACGGTGAGGCCACGTGCGACAACATGACGCGCCCCCTCCTCCTGACGATTTTCATCCAGGCCGAGCAATGCACGGGCGTGCCCCATCTCCAGGTCACCGTGGGCGAGCATGGTCTTGATCGCATCGGGCAGGGTAATGAGGCGCAGCAGGTTGGCCACGGTCACCCGCGACTTGCCCACAGCGTCAGCCACCTGCTGCTGGGTGAGCTCGAACTCCTGTTGCAGGCGCTGCAGGGCCATGGCCTCTTCCAGTGGGTTGAGGTCTTCGCGCTGGATGTTCTCGATCAATGCCATGGCGATGGCGGCTTCGTCGGGCACTTCACGGACCATGGCCGGGATCGTGTCCAGACCGGCCTGCTGGGTGGCGCGCCAACGGCGCTCACCGGCGATGATCTCGTATCGGTTGTCGCCAATCGGGCGTACCACGATCGGTTGCATCACACCATGGTTGCGAATCGAGTGCGCAAGCTCTTCCAGCGCCTCCGGGTCCATGTCACGGCGAGGTTGATACTTGCCACGCTGGACCAGCTCGACCGGCAGGTGTTGCAGTTCTTTCTGGTCGATCTTCACAGCCTGCTCTTCGAGCGCGCTGACGGAAGGACCACTGAGCAGTGCATCCAACCCACGTCCGAGACCCCGTTTCTTGACGGCCATACGGATTCCTTAAGTTGTTTGTGCAGTGCGTGATGGACGGCGTTGACGGCGTACCAGTTCCCCAGCCAGGGCCAGGTAAGCCAGCGCGCCCCGCGATTGCTTGTCGTAAGCAAGGGCCGGCATGCCGAAGCTGGGGGCCTCGGCCAAGCGAATGTTGCGCGGAATGACCGTGTCGTAAAGCTGAGGGCCAAAGTGCTCCTTCAACTGCGCCGAAACATCGTTGTTCAGGCTCAGGCGCGGATCGTACATGGTCCGCAGCAGGCCCTCGATCTTCAACTCCGGGTTCAACCGGGCGGCGATGCGCTTGATGTTATCCACAAGGTCGCTGAGACCTTCCAGTGCGTAATACTC from Pseudomonas putida encodes the following:
- the atpA gene encoding F0F1 ATP synthase subunit alpha → MQQLNPSEISEIIKGRIDNLDVSSQARNEGTVVSVSDGIVRIHGLADVMYGEMIEFPGGVYGMALNLEQDSVGAVILGAYDTLAEGMSAKCTGRILEVPVGKELLGRVVDALGNPIDGKGPLGNTETDAVEKVAPGVIWRKSVDQPVQTGYKSVDAMIPVGRGQRELIIGDRQIGKTAMAIDAIINQKDSGIFCVYVAVGQKRSTVANIVRKLEENGALANTIVVVASASESAALQFLAPYAGCTMGEFFRDRGEDALIVYDDLSKQAVAYRQISLLLRRPPGREAYPGDVFYLHSRLLERASRVSEEYVEKFTNGAVTGKTGSLTALPIIETQAGDVSAFVPTNVISITDGQIFLESAMFNSGIRPAVNAGVSVSRVGGAAQTKIIKKLSGGIRTALAQYRELAAFAQFASDLDEATRKQLEHGQRVTELMKQKQYAPMSIADMALSLYAAERGFLTDVEVSKIGSFEQALIAFFNRDHAELMAKINVKGDFNDEIDAGLKAGIEKFKATQTW
- the atpB gene encoding F0F1 ATP synthase subunit A, translated to MAAETASGYIQHHLQNLTYGQLPDGSWGFAHSAAEAKAMGFWAFHLDTLGWSVALGLIFLLIFRMAAKKATSGQPGGLQNFVEVMVDFVNGSVKDSFHGRSPVIAPLALTIFVWVFLMNAVDLVPVDWIPQLAILISGDPHIPFRAVSTTDPNATLAMAFCVFALIIFYSIKVKGLGGFIGELTLHPFGSKNIFVQILLIPVNFLLEFVTLIAKPISLALRLFGNMYAGELVFILIAVMFGSGLLWLSGLGVVLQWAWAVFHILIITLQAFIFMMLTIVYLSMAHEDNH
- a CDS encoding ParB/RepB/Spo0J family partition protein; protein product: MAVKKRGLGRGLDALLSGPSVSALEEQAVKIDQKELQHLPVELVQRGKYQPRRDMDPEALEELAHSIRNHGVMQPIVVRPIGDNRYEIIAGERRWRATQQAGLDTIPAMVREVPDEAAIAMALIENIQREDLNPLEEAMALQRLQQEFELTQQQVADAVGKSRVTVANLLRLITLPDAIKTMLAHGDLEMGHARALLGLDENRQEEGARHVVARGLTVRQTEALVRQWLSDKPDPVEPSKPDPDIARLEQRLAERLGSAVQIRHGNKGKGQLVIRYNSLDELQGVLAHIR
- a CDS encoding F0F1 ATP synthase subunit delta → MAELTTLARPYAKAAFEHAQAHQQLANWSAMLGLAAAVSQDDTMQRLLKAPRLTSAEKAATFIDVCGDKFNAQAQNFIHVAAENDRLLLLPEIAALFDLYKAEQEKSVDVEVTSAFALNQEQQDKLAKVLSARLGQEVRLHASEDASLIGGVVIRAGDLVIDGSVRGKIAKLAEALKS
- the atpD gene encoding F0F1 ATP synthase subunit beta — encoded protein: MSSGRIVQIIGAVIDVEFPRDVVPSVYNALKVQGAETTLEVQQQLGDGVVRTIAMGSTEGLKRGLDVVDTGAAISVPVGKATLGRIMDVLGNPIDEAGPIGEEERRGIHQPAPSFADQAGGNDLLETGIKVIDLVCPFAKGGKVGLFGGAGVGKTVNMMELIRNIAMEHSGYSVFAGVGERTREGNDFYHEMKDSNVLDKVALVYGQMNEPPGNRLRVALTGLTMAEKFRDEGNDVLLFVDNIYRYTLAGTEVSALLGRMPSAVGYQPTLAEEMGVLQERITSTKEGSITSVQAVYVPADDLTDPSPATTFAHLDATVVLSRDIASLGIYPAVDPLDSTSRQLDPNVIGNEHYETARGVQYVLQRYKELKDIIAILGMDELSEADKQLVARARKIQRFLSQPFFVAEVFTGSPGKYVSLKDTIAGFSGILKGDYDHLPEQAFYMVGSIDEAIEKAKKL
- a CDS encoding F0F1 ATP synthase subunit I, with protein sequence MEIRTPNRLPFHRWAVFPVLLAQFVVLLLATLVLWQWKGAVSGYSGLCGGLIAWLPNVYFAWKAFRFSGARAAQAIVKSFYAGEAGKMILTAVLFALTFAGVKPLAPLAVFGVFVLTLLVSWFAPLLMNKRLSRP
- a CDS encoding F0F1 ATP synthase subunit B — protein: MNINATLIGQSVAFLIFVLFCMKYVWPPVITALQERQKKIADGLDAANRAARDLELAQEKAGQQLREAKAQAAEIIEQSKKRAAQLVDEAREQARVEADRVKAQALAEIEQELNSAKDALRAQVGALAVGGAEKILGATIDQNAHAELVNKLAAEI
- the atpG gene encoding F0F1 ATP synthase subunit gamma, yielding MAGAKEIRSKIASIKSTQKITSAMEKVAVSKMRKAQMRMAASRPYAERIRQVIGHLANANPEYRHPFMIERPVKRAGYIVVSSDRGLCGGLNTNLFKALVKDMSANREQGVEIDLCVIGSKGATFFRIFGGNVVAAISHLGEEPSINDLIGSVKVMLDAYLDGRIDRLSVVSNKFINTMTQKPTVEQLVPLVATPDQDLKHHWDYLYEPDAKELLDGLMVRYVESQVYQAVVENNAAEQAARMIAMKNATDNAGDLIKELQLIYNKARQAAITQEISEIVGGAAAV
- the atpE gene encoding F0F1 ATP synthase subunit C, translated to METVVGLTAIAVALLIGLGALGTAIGFGLLGGKFLEGAARQPEMVPMLQVKMFIVAGLLDAVTMIGVGIALFFTFANPFVGQIAG